AATTTCACAATGAAATACATTGTGGTGAGAGCTACACAAAAAGAGGAAATCCTGCATTTATAATAGTGAACAGTGTATACTATTCATCCGTTTGACAATTACGATTTGTCTTTTTGCGTATCTCTCACCGTAATGTATTTCATCTTCAAAATTTCACACATGTAGAATACATTCATGTAAACATGTATGATTTTTAAAGATATTTTTaaaactttaaaatatgttttttattttttttcaacgaCCTCCATGGAGGTCGCCCGTCATTGACATTTAGCGCCCTCAAGGAAGGCTATTGCTGAGTACTACAAGGTGGAGTTTGCTGTGGGGGTGAATCCAGACATGTAGTGGATAGCCAGTGAATTTtattctataaattcccaaaaattgAATTGAAAATGGGAAACATGAAGAAAAATAGGATACTTCGTGAAAGAATCAGGAACAACTCGCAAACTTCACTGAATATCTTAGACTTTCAAAGTGGAAAACATACAAGAGGGGAATAAAATCATAATTATACTAAAAAAACTACTTATTTCAGTCCACAAGATGTTCTAACCTTTTTATGAATCGGTTGTATATAGACACATGTTAAGGTGTTTATTCGTCATTTTGGTCCCTACGTAGttcaaaatatcttatatttgtgaacggagggaataAATTTGAGAAAACAAATAATTTGTGTTTTCATGTTAAGTTTTTTGTTTACACAATACAATCGCAAATGATCACATACACGCACACACACTCCCCCTATGAAAGTAAGCATGCACACTACactcctatgagcaccttcaagataCTGAACCGACACAACATTTTGAAATCGATAAAGTCACCAAATACGCATCGTAGTCGAAGGAAACGTCTCCTCCTCACCAGAAAGcttaaaaataaattcaaaaaaatgcgaGCACCAGTAAAGTCTAGGAACTTGAAATCTGATGGGTTGGTTCCACCGACCATCTGAGCAACGATCAATTCACCATGTTAAGTTGGTTGGCCCGTGTGCAAAGTACAGTCACGCCCTACCTTGCAATGGTATTTTTTGACAGAAAAAATATGTACATGTTTTTGTACTAGTTACTTACAAATCAAACGGGCTGGCCGGAGAGGAGGACCTACGTGTTCCAAACTTTTACCAttgtagtttcaaaaaaaaaaaactttttACCATTGTGATCTGCAACTGCAACAGGGAAGACACCAGGCGTGACCTGTGTGCAGTGCACCTGCATGCTCCAGCTGACGTCGTACGTGCACAGCTCTTTTGCACCGCATGGAAGAAGAATATTTGAGGCGCGCCATTATAGCCTTTTGACTTGCCAAATTAAATCCCCCGTACAAAAATATATCCTGCCTATATATAGCCGGCGTCCCCCAGTGAACgagcacacacaaacacacaaacaTCCAGCGCGCTCGGCATCCACCGATCGATTGCTTCTGTCTTGGCCATCCGCTGATAAGATCATCGACAGGCGCCTCCCCCCAGGGATCGATCGAAGATGCCGAAGATAGCGCTGGGCCACCGCCGCGAGGCGTCCGACCCCGGCTGCCTCCGGGCCGTGCTCGGCGAGCTCGTCCTCACCTTCCTCTTCGTCTTCGTCGGCGTGGGCTCCGCCATCGTCGGAGGTACGTGCGGGCAGTGCTCCTCCGCCCACTTTAATGCCGGCTACATCCGTTCGTTCCGTGCATGCTGTGCACAGCCCCTGAATCAACCGTTCAATATTTTTCTATTACTTTGTTTAGTTGGTTATACAACTAGGTGGGGCACACACACCTACCAATTACAGGACGACACGTGTGTTTTGCCCCTAGAAAAATGGAAACACCTGCGCGAAGTTTGGATATCGTAAAAAAATGACAAAGAAGGCGTCTGAGGAATCGGTTGAGATAGAAAGTGACAGAGTAGAACCAGTAGGTTGTGAGCGGTGGGTTCCTTGCCACGTCGAAGTCTCAAAATTTACAGCACCAATGCTTGCATATTATATTGGTTTACGAAGCTCGCACGTCACCATGTGGATTATTGAGTTGTCaagtttcttctccctctttgttgCGGCAAAAAAAAAGTTAATATTAAGCTTAATTTCAGTTAATAAAGTACTGGCATGCATGTCATCTCGCTTTGAAGCACCTCCTGGGTCGGTGATGCGGCACTGTATTGTATAGACTTCAATCAAGAGAACACCTGATCGAGAGATATGTCGCGACCACCTAGAGCTTCAGATTTGTCATGTCCAGTCCAGTGCTCCCGTGAAGATACCCTTCCATTATGTTCCTTCCATATCACCCGCATTTGCCGTTTGATGGCACGATCGTCTTGAGAAAATGCAGTGTTGAACCAGCGTTTCAGGATCCGCAGGCTGCTGATTTCTTTTGTGCATTGTTAATCAGGACAAGCAGTCGCAGCCGGAGGCGACACGTCGGCGGCGTTGATCGCGGTGGCGCTGGGCCATGCGCTGGTGGTGGCGGTGTTCGCAACCGCAGGGTTCCACATCTCCGGCGCCCACATGAACCCAGCCGTCACGCTCAGCCTCGCCGTCGGCGGCCACATCACCCTCATCCGCGCCGGCTTCTTCGTGCTCGCCCAGATGCTCGGCTCCTCCCTCGCCTGCATCCTGCTCAGGGCCCTCACCGGCGGACTGGTACGTCGCCGTCGTTCCTCCTACCTGTCACATGCATGCCAGCCTGACAACCTCAAGCTACTACCACAATAGTAAGTGCCATTGTTGACGATCTGTGCACGCTCCGGCGTGTCACGCTGCAGGTCACTCCGGTGCACGCGCTGGCGGCGGGCGTGGGCCCGATCCAGGGCGTGGTGGCGGAGGTCGTCTTCACCTTCACGCTGCTCTTCACCATCTACGCCGCCATCCTCGACCCCAAGAGCTCCGCGCCAGGGTTCGGCCCGCTGCTCACCGGCCTCCTCGTCGGTGCCAACACCATCGCCGGCGGCGCGCTCACCGGCGCGTCCATGAACCCCGCGAGGTCCTTCGGGCCGGCGCTGGCCTCCGGAAACTGGGCCAACCACTGGGTCTACTGGGTCGGCCCGCTCGCCGGCGGGCCCCTCGCCGTGGCCGTCTACGAGTTCATCTTCACCGTCCCGGCGACGCACCAGCAACTTCCAACGGTGGAGTGAAAGGAGCTCGTTCTCCTGGGGAAGCTCTCGCCTCTCGGTAAGTTGTGGGCCGTTGGATGATCAACCGCTCCGACAAAAGCTGTTATCTACGGTATATGATACATCGAGTGTTCAAGTGTGTTTGCCCCGCGTGTTTGAGGGCTGGCTTGATTTGTGCGTGATGGGTCGTGTGAAGAATATGCGTGCGTGCACGCATGTGCGTCTCAATGTTTCGTTCGGCCAATGAGCCGTGGAAGTAACAACATTGTTTCTTTCACCGTAAGTTTGTAAGTGTATAAGGCCTCCCCGTGCATGGAAATATACGTGGAATATACATACCTGTTATTACTATCTCGTTATATAATTTTTTGTATCCTTCTTTTTACGAAAAAACTTCTAATCTATTCATGTAGCTAGTCAACTACGTATTGTGACCAAAATACTCTTTTTAACTAGAGGCTACACCCGAGAACTAAGCCTAGACTTGGCGTTGGTGCTCGCATTTTTTTGGATTTAATTAAACTTAGCGGTGATGTTCGTTTACTGAGAGGACACGTTCCCACCGACTACGGAGGTGCCAGTGGTGATTTCGTCAATCTTACAACGATGAGCCATGACAATTTTTTTAACATACCAAGACTAATTATGTGACTATTTCACATTTTTCTGTATTTTTTTGTCATTGCCTTATGAAAACATTTTTTTGGTAAATATGGCTATGTGATGACTACAAGCAAATTTTCAAAAAATCATGCTTTTTGAGAAACTATTTCCCCTTAATTTTCCATGTGGCTATTACAAAAAAAAATTCCAGGAATTTACGAAACGCAGTTTTTTTCGTAAAATTGCCATATGATCATTAGATGCAGCTATGTTTCTGGAGAACATTTTCCCTTCAATTTTACCAGACGACTACTTTTTTCTTGACATTAAAGTACTTTTTATTGCAAGGTGATTACCATGTTATCTTTTTTTTAGACAATACCATGTTATCTTTACAAGAGTATCAACAGGTTTTTTTATCTCTTGGGCACCGCACCTTGTTGATTTGTTCGGCCCA
The Triticum dicoccoides isolate Atlit2015 ecotype Zavitan chromosome 3A, WEW_v2.0, whole genome shotgun sequence genome window above contains:
- the LOC119267692 gene encoding probable aquaporin TIP4-2, which encodes MPKIALGHRREASDPGCLRAVLGELVLTFLFVFVGVGSAIVGGQAVAAGGDTSAALIAVALGHALVVAVFATAGFHISGAHMNPAVTLSLAVGGHITLIRAGFFVLAQMLGSSLACILLRALTGGLVTPVHALAAGVGPIQGVVAEVVFTFTLLFTIYAAILDPKSSAPGFGPLLTGLLVGANTIAGGALTGASMNPARSFGPALASGNWANHWVYWVGPLAGGPLAVAVYEFIFTVPATHQQLPTVE